caaagtcctaggttcaatccccagcaccgccataaaaataaataaataaataaacctaattacccccaccaaaataaatgttttaaaaaaaaaaggcagttcaCTGTTTTCCTTCAACCGTATTATCCCAACAACACAACATTTTCCAAATACTAAAAccaaacaaacttatttttaagaattctaaggggagggaaaaaagaagtggTTGTAAGTACTCTTAAATGAACTCGGCTGTGggctggagggtggagggggctggggagggctcaGTTATGTGTTCAATAGAAACCTTACCTCTTCCTTGATGCACAGGAATTAGCTTTCAGAGCCAGCATATCATAGACATAAAGAACTTTGCTGTGAGTGCTCGTGGCTAAAACCTCTTCTCCATTAGCACTGAAACAAGCCTTAAAGATTGGAAACATTTCCAAACAGATGCTCTGAATTTTAGGATTTGTTTTTCCATCAACCTATAAGGAAGTACAAAATATTCCTTTTGCTTACTTCCACAAACCCTGTATGCTGACTATAAACACTTCTCACTACaagtcttcatttaaaaatgcccACCTGAAAGAGTGATTTAGCGTCATCTAGTCCAGTGACCATCACAACCTGTGCACGGGGGTGGTACTGCACAGACGAGACCCGAGCAGTGGTAGGACGTTCAGTGTTAGCGTGTTGGCAGTTCTTcatctacagaaaaataaaactggaatttTATCAATTCAAACAGGttaacattattttctttaaagcataAGAAAAAACATTATAAAGTAGTTCGCAATGCAGAACAAAGTGCACTGGAATGGTAACCAGAAGAACACAGCTCTGCTAACAACCAGCAAGTCATTCTGCTGTAAAAGAATCCATTTTTACCATCTTTCAAAGAAAGGGATTAAATCATTAAGGCCTTAGAATATAGTTACTTCCCCAACATACATCCATTCGGGTTGGGAGACTTTTATGTCCAGAGAAATTTTACTTAAAACTCCTACTCCGGCATCTGTGCATTCATGGTACAGAGGTAAGAGGCACTGGGTAGGCATCCCCGTGGTTCTCCGGTTGGCAGTTGCTTGTGTTCTCCTCTCAGGGTACGTGGTTGATAGTTTAAAGCGGTGATGAGTTCATGCGTCATTTGGACTACTTTCAGTTATTTCTGTTTTCACAGGTTTTCTCCTCtgcattaaaaattcaattatatagaaaacaaagtatcatatatatgttttgtttgAAACCACTGAAGTTAAATTTTTATGGTGATTACGTTTTTTTTGAACTcactaattcttattttttatttatgtgtaaCTAATTTACAAATGGTGACTGCATTTTCAACAGGGGTGAATTCACCCCATGTGGAGTTAAATGAATTATCTTCATAGGGTGAGGAGACAAAATCACTCTAATAATTTACCATAATAGGGTCCCCTCTCCACCAATACACATGCCACCATTTTATAATGGGGAAAATACCTGTGTCAGAGAGAAATCTGGTCATTGATACTTAATCAAAGCAAGTGCTGGGTACGCACTTGGTTACCACAATAAACAAGAGAGACAGTGATGAATTAGAAGGTAACTAGTAGGCCACTTTAGATAGGATGGCCAGGAAAGACATTTCTAGATGTCATCTGAGCAGAAAGGTAAGAATGAGTTGGCCACCAGCAGTGTCTGAAGAACAGACAAGCAGAAGAATGAGTAAGAGCAAAAGTTCAGAGGCAAAAACGGGTTGGCATGtacaagaaacagaaagaaggcctGTGTGGCCTGAGTGAGGAATAAGAGGAAAGGTATGTGATGAAGATGCAGGCAGAAGCCAGATCGTGTGAAAGGCAGTGTAGACTGGGGTAAGGAATTCACAAATTTTCAGAGTAGTGAAAAGTGACACAacatgatgttttatttttcaaagatccCTCAGGTTACTGTAGAAAGAGCAGTTTGGAAATGGAGAGTCTAGTCACAAAGCTGCAGTGCACTGGGTGAGAGATGACAGCAGTAGAAACTAGGCTGGTACCAACAGAAAGGACAAGAAATgcaaaaggagaaatcaaatcaGATTCCCAAGATTCCTGGGGACATAATTTAATCTTATCCATCACTTCTGCAAAAGGAAGAAACCtaacataaatatttatcaaggcaAGATGACAGCAAGCACATTTAATCCCCCAGATAAAGGGAGTCAACACATTTGTAACTGGGAAGCATATTGGATTTCAAAGGTAATTAGCTAGAGAGGTCCAGTTTCACTGACTCTCACTTTTAAGATTCCTTTAGGAGGAGTGGCTGATGTGGATAGGAAATTCCCAGTCCTTTGCAACAAATCATCTTCATCCTCTTCACTTTCATCTAAGTCAAATAAACCCACAGGCTGATCTTTAGAATCAATGAGATGGCCATTACCTACCCCAAACATCTATAACTAAAACTTCAACTCCCAGTCTCCCAACCTCAATCATTTTATTTAACCTGCAATTGGTAAAagtaaaacagcaaaagaaatttGAAGGAGACGAAAATGACGACAAAGACCTCAATATATATGGTTAAAATCAAAGCCTAACTCTGGAACCAAAGACACACATTCACAGATGGTGACTGAAACaacatgaaatgaaataaagttgTAATAAGAGTCAGCATTtaatttaaaaggagaaattcaGATTGTGGCAAAATTGGCAACAGGGTGAACAGCAGATCTAGCTGAACAACTCACATGGAAAAGAACTAGAACTTCTAGGTGACTGACAGCTCAAAGTCAGCAAACCGTGTATCTGAACTCCAAAGAGAGGTAACAGGGCTGCTTTTCCCCTGGAGATGACTGATGGTTCCAGGAAAGAAGGCTGAGACGCTAAGTAGAGTTTTTAAAACACCTGTAGGGTTAAGGAGGCAAAAACTAGCATCAAAGCCCTCTAAGGTTGGTAAATGGTCTGGCAAACCAGTAGGCTTTGGATTGTTGCCACAAAAGAGTAACATAAAATTAAAGGTGAAGTCAAAGAATTATGAGAAAATCTCCCAGCAGCTGAAACCCAGCTTTGAATCCTCACACTCCCTCACTAGAATAAGATGCTCAGGGATTGCTAGTGCTCCTTGGCCACCTACCCACAAACAAATGCACAGATCCTCTGGCCAAAGACGTCACTGTCCGAGACCTCTAATTAATCAGTAGTATTGTTCTCCAGTGAAACATAACCAGGTCAATAATGACAAGGCACGGCAACTTGACCTGAAACCTAAGGAAAAATACGCAATTTTCATAGAAGATCTAGATAATGGAATTATCGGacacaaactttaaaaagattatgtttaaaattcatagaagaagagatcagacttgtggttaccagaggctagGGGGTAAAGTGAGGGGGAACTGAATGAAGGCAGTCAGAAGGTACAACTTCCAGTTATAGGATAAATAATTACTAggaatataatgtacaacatgataaatataactctgctgtacattatatatgaaaCTTGTTAAGACAGTAAATCTTCAGACTTCTCATcaagaggaaaaatatttcttttctatttcttgaattttgtatgtatgtgagatgacagatgttcacagaacttattgtggtaatcatcaTGCTATATATGTTATCATCATGctatataccttaaacttacaatacagtgctgtatgtcaattatagcttaataaaactggaaggaaaaataataataaaaaataattttatgtttaaaatttttgtttaacatATTCAATATAATTAGAGATAagactcagaactgagccagagAACTAGACTatctaaaaaaaagaaccaaatggataCTTTAGAATGGAAAATACAGTAATTAAGATTAACACCAATTGGATGTTTTTAACACAATATCAAAATTACGTGAAGAGTGAATCAGTGGTCTGGAAAaaggatcagaaaaaaaaaaatatccagactgaagtacagagagcaaaaagacaaataacacagaaaacaacacagaatatacatatatatattttaaatttaacatacGTGTAACTAGTattccagaaggaaagaaaaaacaaaaacagtatttgaagacataatagacAAGAATTTACAAAACTTCAAAGAGCACTATAAAGACCAAGCAGAACACAAAGCAAACTAAAAAGACTGAGGCAGGAGTGGAGGGAGGATTAAATtaacaaaacagcaacaataaaacaATCCATAATATTAAGAAATTACTACTGATTTCTGAAGGTGTATGACGAAAGcattataattatgtttaaagGGGGAAGTACTTCTCTTTTAAAGATACTCGGTGTAGTATTTATAGGTAAGAATACCATCATGGAGGTAACTGTGAAGCGGGGTGGTAGTCACCACTCTGCCAGTAAATACACCCTGGACAAGTCGCTTCGAGCTTTTTGAACCTGACTCCCCTCATCTGTACCATTAAGGTATTAGACTTGATATCCCAGATGGTAGCAGACTGGCTCACTGTCGACCTaatccatttcctttttctcctgggCACAAAGACAAACTGTATTTCTTGGTATTCCATGCAGTTAGTGTGGCCTCgtgactgagttctggccaatAAAGCGCAGGTGAAAGTATCATGCACCACCACCAGGACGGGCCAGTGAAGACCTCCCTTGGTGAGCCCCGCTCTCTTCTCCTATAGTCACATCTCGGGCAACTGTGGACGACCCAGCCTGAAGAGGGCAGAACCTCTGTGAACCTGGGTCCCTGAAATAGAGCATCACCTTCCCACTACCCCAGTTTTATGTTTACTCACATAAAACAAATTCTCCTGGGATCTGGGAGGTTTTCTGCTTCAACAATGAGCATAAACCTATCTTTAATTACACAGATCTAAAATGTTGTTGTTCTATGAATGCAGCATTCTAAAAtggataataaaattatatttcaaccAGGAGAGCAAATTGGTGACCAAGGATTGAAAACTGTGTCATGTAAAAACAGGTTAAAAGACAAGAGAcgattaacatatttaaaaatgaacttgGAAAGACATTTCGCAAATAACAAACAGTTTATATGAAAGAGAGGTAAGATTATACCTCTTCAAAAGGTAGGACTACAGAATGTAGGGagatttaatttcaaaatagtaaaaaaaaaaaaaaaaattagaacaattAGTTcttaaagaaaagaggagaaggggaagagatACTCCAATAAAGAGTACaacattatttgaaatatttaagcaGAGGCTAAATGATCATCTGACAGATGTTGCAGAAGAGGTTCTTGCAGTGTCAGGCCACAGCAAGAAGAGTCCCTCAACCTCTAAAAGTATCTGGTCAGAAACCAGAAGGTAAATTTCTACTTAATAACAAACAGAGTTTTCTAACAGAATTATATAAAACAACTGGCCCTTTGTAAGGGCTCCCTATTCTTGAACACCATGAGGACTGACAGtggtggggagaaaggagggagaggtaACGGTGGAAATCAAATAGAAGTTCATCAGGTATCAAAGATGCTAAGAAAGGAGCTCCTTCATTAAATGGGAAGATATACTCTAGAGTTCCTCAAGAATTTCAAGGTCAATTCCAACTCTAAAATTTATAACTCCAAGCACTCAAATCAGATCTTGGCCAAATCAtccatatttaaaatatctaaagtCAAAGatcaaaaaagcagaaaacagtttTGGAATAAGACAATCTTAAAATCTAGAGTTTAAAGACAGGTTTTTATAAAGTGAGTAATCATCTGGGTCTGACGTGACATATACTCCTTTGAAAGACATTCCATTTCCTAGAGGACAGCTACATTAGCTGCCATGTATGTCTTCAGAAGGGGCTCTGAATCAAGAAATAATACTACTATTCATTTTTACTTAACCCTATGCCATAATGCACCATAGTTCTGTTAAGGAAAAAACTCATAGAATTCATCCATTATTGTCTTTACAGTGGATAATACGGTATTAAAAGCCTTACACTATTGTGAAAGGGCTTCCCTCAGATGAATGGTAGACTATAAAaccagacattaaaaaaaaaaagacatatttcaAACACCAGCTATTAATGAGCCTCATAAGAAAGCTCAAATTCACAACAGAACAGGAATAGGGATCTATTTATTAACTTAAACAGAAGTGTCAACACTCACCATCTGAAGATGTTTTCCATCTATTGGTCTCTGCCCAGGCAGGTACTCCCCCCATGGCATGATGGAATCTaagcaaagacattaaaaaaaattttttatagtaACCACTGTATTTTCATAGAGCTTGATACATTTAAAGAGTACAGGACAGGTCACCCTTGAGAGTTATGTACAGAATCTCTTTCATAAAAGTTATTATCTTTAAGAACAGAAAGATTACTCACACAAGGCAGTCCCAACTTGCCTGCCATGAACTTCTAACCATTTAAACTAGTCCTAGATACATACTTGTTGTTAATTATTTACATCTAGTTATATAGCTGCCTTATTTGCGTATATCAAAACACCAGATCTTAGCACTAAGTAAAGAAGTCTCTTTGTAGTTATACATCAGTGCTACAGCACACAGAGTACACAACAGTACAACAGAGCacgtctgaaaaaaaaatgactagatGAGTAAAAGACACAGAACTGTACCACATATCTTTTGAATACATGGGAGCATTTCACATAGGAAAAAGTAACCTCAAGAGAAGCATGACAGTTACATTCTGCAGGGCTGGCCTATGGAAGAGCGCCAACAGTCATTTTCACTGTTTAACACAGAAATACAGACAAGTCCACCAAACTAAGACCACTAGCCATAACTAACTAGAAAGctgaacaaaatatatgaaactatTCTCAGAAACTGGACAACAGGCAACACAGGaccatgatccataaaagaaaggaaataaggtGAGCCCTGCCATCACTGGGATTTTCGCctcaaagcaatttttttcttttttaatggaggtactgggaactgaacccaagacctcgtgcacgGTAAGcgtgtgctccaccactgagcaaTACCACCCCCCAACCCAGGGCATTTTTATAAGACCCTGACAAAAACGAAGGAGAAAAAGATCAGACTTGAAAGAAGGTGAGACAACAGGAATTTGAGGGACAGTCAACTGCAGAAAGAGCTCCAGAAATCTCTGTATAGGGGTCCACAGACACTTCTGCAGAATACTAAGCTGCACTCTTATGGGATGAAATTCCGTGAGATCAAGTAAAGAACTACTAGGGAGCTGTAAGTTGCGCAGAACCTCACCTCAGACACTTGAGTTTAACCTGTCAGAAGGAAGGTCCTTATTGAACACTCAGAGCATTCAGAAGAGATCCCAGAAGGGTCATACCCTAATAATGGGGCTAAACCAACCTAGAATAAATGCTACTCTAGaagaaagctaaaaataaatcttgaaaaGACCAAACTGATCTCCGACTCAATTAACTGCCTGCCAAGGCAAAGTTCAAcactaaaagcaaaaaacaaagtcGACACTGAACAACATTCACGCTGCCCAGAATCAAGTCAAAATTACTAGATATGCAGAGAAGTGGAAAAACATGAGCCATAACTAGGAGAAAAAGCAGTCAGTAGAAACACAGAAGTGACAGACCTTACAGAATTAGCACACAAGGACTTTAAAATAGCTAATACAAACACTGAAAGGAAGTATTGAAAGGAAGTAAGaacataagaaataataaaaggaaaataagaactaaacaaaacaaaagatctAGTTGGAAAGATTTCCTAAAGctagaaaatatctgaaataataaATGCACTAAGTAGGTTCAACAGATTCAAAAGACTACATATTATATTAttgtatttatataacattctcgAAAGGGCAAATCTGCAAGAACGGAAAACACATCAGTTGTTGTCAGGGGCTAAAGGGGTTAGAAGATGAGAAGGGCTGACTACCACAGGGTATAAGAAAACCTTCTGGGTGAGGGCAGTATTCTGTGTCTTGATCCCATGTGTTAACTGTCCTGGTGCTTACATAACTGTATGTGCTGAACAAAATTCACTGACTGATACTTCAAAAGGGTGAATTTCACTATATGTAAACTATACCTCAACAAACCTTTTTTAAAAGtgcaagaaatataaaaaatgttctcaatacaaacaaaaacaatattttaaaatgcttttaaagattTGTAAGTTTGAATTAAAAGTATCaatataaaatcattatttcaaaatatgtatttcccagCTCTGTTCAACTAAAAGAGCCTAGAAGTTGTGGAATAGAGATGGTTTACCAAATACCAATGGACAAGTAAGTAAAAGAGTGTTATTGATTATATGTGGGTGGTGGGATTACaagtttttttccaaaaagttttTGTACATCCTTCCCAATACTAAAACGGAATCATGCTTCCAAATGCGCTTAATGTTTCAGTGGAAACCTGACTACCCAAGAAGCTGTTATGGCCAAAGACTGAGCAAATCAAAATAAGCTACTGGTTACAAGTACCTCTtgttaaaacaaatggaaaaggaCATTTACTCTTCTTTAAGTCTCTTTTGTAGCTCATCTTTTGAAAGTTTACTTTCAGCAGTATTTTTCATCATATCTTTCTGCAAACGATCGTTCATCATGTTAACCCTATAAAAAACAGAACAGCATGCTTTAAGTGACTTTTAAAGATTCAACATAAAAGTTGTTGCCTTTAGTATTTTGAGCAAACAATATAGGTCAAGATTTGTAAGATGTGGAACATCTCAATGCATCTTATCCATTCTTCCCCAAGCTAAAAAGAATCTCCAGCATTTCAGATCATCTAGTACATCCTTTGAAGAGTTAATATTTCAAATTCAGAATGATTTCTCTAGACACAGCTTATGCCATTCACCAAGATAAATTCCAAGTAAATtagagttaaaaatatttttaaaaaaactttaaaaaactgattaaagaaaaatataggcTAATATCTCTCTCTGAAGAACTTTTTACtgttaaaaacaacagcaaaagaaaagacTCACAAATTTCACTATATAAACACTTAAACATTCTGTGTGTCAGACAACATcaaattaaaaggcaaacaaaaagcTGGGAGAAAATGTGCAATAAATGCGACATACAAAGGTTTGAAATTCTCAAAACATAAGGCACTGAtgtactaaaatcattaacaaataGTCTTATCCCGccatttgaaacaacatggatgaacctggagaatattatgctaagtgaaataaaacagacatggaaggaaaatactgcatgatctcacttaaatgCGGAATCTGAAAAAAGTAGAGTACAGAGAACCAAAGAGCAGAATGATGGTTGGaggggtgaggaggtggaggaaatAGGGAgctgttggtcaaagggtacaaagttgcACATATGTAGGATAGAGAGCTAATGTACAGCATGTCTGTACTTAACAATACTGAATTGTATACTCATAATTCGTTAAGGTAGCAGATTTCAGGTGTTCTCACcacaaataaaaatagtaactgaaaaaaaaaatgaaatactaaatagcttgattacaataaaaaatgttctaCCTCTATAGCAAATCATCATAGTCTATaccttaaatatacacaattttcattttaaaaataaaaaatcaaaatgaaacagTCTCCagtagacaaataaataaatacatcataGAAAACACTTCTAAGAAATACCAatgacaaacaaaaaaaatgttttctcaacACAAATTAAGTAGATATTTCCCACCCATTAAACTGACAAAGTCTGAAAAAaggtaaatctttattttttaaaatgaagtgaaCGGACACCTTTCCTTGGGAAGGTAAACTGGTAAAACCTCGGGGTCAACCTGGCTGTCTTTACCAAGAACCATAAAATTGTCTGCTCTTTGAGTAACTCTACCTCAAAGAAACTTTCTTAATAATTTAAGGAATGGGGAAAAGTTTATGcataaagatgctcaatatcaacttactaaaaagaaaaataaaatgctcgCAATACAATACTTTCTCATCTATTAAAGTACACACTGTGCATGctagctggtttttttt
This is a stretch of genomic DNA from Camelus bactrianus isolate YW-2024 breed Bactrian camel chromosome 16, ASM4877302v1, whole genome shotgun sequence. It encodes these proteins:
- the LOC141573588 gene encoding U3 small nucleolar RNA-associated protein 18 homolog; its protein translation is MAVAAAAEERRVQVQEDSGDSEVENEAKEDFPPQKKPVWLDEEDEDEEMVNMMNDRLQKDMMKNTAESKLSKDELQKRLKEEFHHAMGGVPAWAETNRWKTSSDDEELPTR